One genomic segment of Gopherus flavomarginatus isolate rGopFla2 chromosome 11, rGopFla2.mat.asm, whole genome shotgun sequence includes these proteins:
- the LOC127031820 gene encoding olfactory receptor 6N1-like yields MELGNETAFKEFILLGFGNLPELKSFLFLLFLLIYIVTLAENILISALVVADQHLHTPMYFFLGILSCLEICYTSTILPRELVSLLTGDRTISVCGCFVQYYFFSSLAAAECYLLSVMSYDRYLAICKPLHYGTVMNSKFCFQLAAGSCIIAFVVVTILICLMSQLTFCGPSKIDHFFCDFIPVVQLSCGDTYLIELVAFCFASIDIFPPFLLTLTSYIYIIASIIRIPSSTGKQRAFSTCSSHLIVVTTFYGTLIMVYVVPKTHALRNLNKVFSLFYTVLTPMVNPLIYSLRNKEVKEALRKSLNRFVAFVRIW; encoded by the coding sequence ATGGAACTAGGAAATGAAACGGCCTTCAAggaattcatcctcctgggatttggAAATCTCCCTGAACTGAAGAGCTTTCTCTTCCTGCTCTTTCTACTGATCTACATTGTGACCCTGGCTGAGAACATCCTCATTTCAGCAttagttgtggctgatcagcaccttcatactcccatgtacttcttcctggggattTTGTCCTGCTTGGAGATCTGCTACACCTCAACCATCCTGCCCAGGGAACTGGTCAGTCTCCTGACTGGCGACAGAACCATTTCTGTTTGTGGTTGTTTTGTGCAGTATTATTTCTTTAGTAGCCTTGCAGCTGCAGAATGTTACCTCTTATCtgtgatgtcttatgatcggtatttagcgaTATGTAAACCACTGCATTATGGAACTGTTATGAATAGCAAGTTTTGCTTCCAGTTAGCAGCAGGGTCTTGTATCATTGCCTTTGTGGTTGTTACCATATTAATATGTTTAATGTCACAATTAACTTTTTGTGGCCCCAGTaaaattgaccatttcttttgtgacttcatcCCAGTGGTCCAACTGTCCTGCGGTGATACCTACTTGATAGAACTTGTTGCTTTCTGTTTTGCTTCGATAGATATCTTTCCCCCATTTTTATTAACCCTGACATCCTATATCTATATCATAGCCAGTATCATAAGAATCCCATCCAGTACTGGGAAGCAAAGggcattttccacctgctcctctcacctgatTGTTGTTACAACCTTCTACGGGACCCTAATCATGGTGTATGTCGTACCAAAAACACATGCACTGAGAAACCTGAACAAAGTGTTCTCTCTCTtctacacagtcctgactccaatggtcaaccccctcatctacagcctgagaaacaaagaggtcaagGAGGCTTTGAGGAAATCTCTCAATAGATTTGTGGCTTTTGTGAGAATTTGGTGA